A portion of the uncultured Draconibacterium sp. genome contains these proteins:
- a CDS encoding PQQ-binding-like beta-propeller repeat protein — translation MTKRTINIILISIGIIGFISIFWWLNADPTKDFTVNLEGADNRGKGVPPQEVTIGEHFEELASDYQVLEETWTNFRGADHDNISKSPVKLVESFGAEGPKILWSKKLGEGHSGAAIYKGLAYVLDYDEEERADILRCFSVVTGEEQWRRGYDVAIKRNHGMSRTIPAVTEKYIVTIGPKCHVMCLDRESGDFRWGLDVVKEYQNEIPFWYTGQCPLIDNGVAIIATGGSKMMVAVDCETGEKLWETPNPNGWKMSHSSVMPFTFGGRKMYVYSAVGGLLGVAADGPDAGQILWETSQWNHSVVAPSPVCMPDGKIFMTAGYGAGSMMLQLTAANGTFAVEPLYEYAPKDGLACEQQTPLFWNGYLFGIVPKDGGANRNQLVCVSPADSRKVVWSSGKEVRFGLGPYFIADNKMFILSDDGTLTIARPSTEKYIQLEQVKVIEEGHDAWAPFALADGYLLMRDAETMICIDLNVNG, via the coding sequence ATGACTAAAAGAACCATAAATATCATTCTGATCTCGATCGGTATCATTGGATTTATTTCCATTTTTTGGTGGTTAAATGCCGATCCTACTAAAGATTTTACTGTAAACCTTGAAGGTGCTGATAACAGGGGGAAGGGTGTTCCTCCGCAGGAAGTGACTATTGGAGAACATTTTGAAGAACTGGCTTCAGATTATCAGGTGCTGGAAGAAACATGGACCAACTTTCGTGGAGCCGATCACGATAACATCTCAAAGTCGCCGGTAAAACTGGTGGAAAGTTTTGGGGCGGAAGGGCCAAAAATTCTTTGGTCGAAAAAATTAGGTGAAGGACACTCAGGAGCTGCTATTTACAAAGGATTGGCTTATGTGCTCGATTACGACGAAGAAGAGCGTGCCGATATTTTGCGCTGTTTTTCGGTAGTTACCGGAGAAGAGCAGTGGCGACGCGGTTACGATGTGGCCATTAAGCGAAATCATGGAATGTCGCGGACTATTCCGGCGGTTACCGAGAAATACATTGTAACCATTGGGCCAAAGTGTCACGTTATGTGCCTCGACCGTGAATCAGGAGATTTCCGCTGGGGATTGGATGTGGTAAAAGAGTATCAGAATGAAATTCCGTTTTGGTACACCGGCCAGTGTCCGTTAATCGACAACGGAGTGGCCATAATTGCCACCGGAGGTAGTAAAATGATGGTGGCTGTTGATTGCGAAACCGGCGAAAAATTATGGGAAACGCCAAATCCAAATGGTTGGAAAATGTCGCACTCATCGGTTATGCCTTTTACTTTTGGCGGACGAAAGATGTATGTGTACAGTGCTGTTGGAGGTTTGCTTGGAGTGGCTGCCGACGGACCTGATGCCGGGCAGATTTTGTGGGAAACATCGCAATGGAATCACTCGGTTGTTGCACCGTCGCCGGTTTGTATGCCCGACGGAAAGATATTTATGACCGCAGGTTACGGAGCCGGAAGTATGATGTTGCAATTAACAGCAGCTAATGGCACTTTCGCTGTTGAGCCGCTTTATGAATATGCACCGAAAGATGGATTGGCTTGCGAGCAGCAAACGCCACTTTTCTGGAACGGTTACTTGTTTGGTATCGTTCCAAAAGATGGTGGTGCAAACCGAAATCAGCTGGTCTGTGTGAGCCCTGCTGATTCCAGAAAAGTAGTATGGTCGAGTGGTAAGGAAGTTCGTTTTGGACTCGGACCATATTTTATTGCCGACAATAAAATGTTTATTCTGAGCGACGACGGAACATTGACTATTGCACGTCCAAGTACCGAAAAATACATTCAGTTGGAACAGGTGAAAGTAATTGAAGAGGGGCACGATGCCTGGGCTCCTTTTGCACTGGCCGACGGTTATTTGTTGATGCGCGACGCGGAAACAATGATCTGCATCGACCTGAATGTGAACGGATAG
- a CDS encoding PQQ-binding-like beta-propeller repeat protein has translation MKIALTLLIIALAFSISAQVTQWRGPNRDGHFTETGLLKEWPEDGPELLMQIEKIGKGYSSVIPEGDMIYTTGMIDTLDYLTAINPDGSFKYQVSYGLSWKNSYPDTRCTPVIEGDRIYVQSGMGRVACINKETGEEIWAVEVDKNYEADYHVWGNSETPLIVDNMVICTPGGDKTSVVALDKMTGEQIWQSESVGGARGYASATVYELNGKSYILAVTAKEILALIPETGEVVWHYRHFDSSKWTWQENGMIWTNTPLVKGDEVFISMGYNYDAAMLKIGADGKSVSKKYTNTVLDNHHGGLVLADGYVYGSNWENNSKGNWACMAWETGDIKYETEWDSKGSVVMADGLLYCYNERGNVGIVKPTPEGFEVISQFKITEGAGPHWAHPFIANGKLYMRHGDVLMVYNIKA, from the coding sequence ATGAAGATTGCACTAACACTTTTAATTATCGCATTAGCTTTTTCAATTAGCGCCCAGGTTACGCAGTGGCGCGGGCCAAATCGCGACGGGCATTTTACCGAAACCGGACTGTTGAAAGAATGGCCCGAAGACGGACCTGAATTGCTTATGCAGATTGAAAAAATTGGGAAAGGATATTCGTCTGTAATTCCTGAAGGAGATATGATTTACACCACAGGAATGATTGATACGCTTGATTACCTGACGGCGATAAATCCTGATGGTTCGTTTAAATACCAGGTGTCTTACGGTTTGTCGTGGAAAAATTCGTATCCCGATACACGCTGCACGCCGGTAATTGAAGGCGACCGCATTTATGTACAAAGCGGAATGGGCCGTGTTGCTTGTATAAATAAAGAAACGGGCGAAGAAATTTGGGCCGTTGAAGTAGATAAAAATTACGAAGCCGATTACCACGTTTGGGGAAATTCGGAAACTCCGCTGATCGTAGACAATATGGTAATTTGCACTCCGGGAGGAGACAAAACCAGTGTTGTTGCTTTGGATAAAATGACTGGCGAACAGATTTGGCAAAGCGAATCGGTTGGTGGAGCACGTGGTTATGCATCGGCAACTGTGTACGAGCTTAACGGTAAAAGTTATATTTTGGCCGTTACTGCAAAAGAAATTCTGGCGCTGATACCCGAAACCGGAGAAGTTGTTTGGCATTACCGACATTTTGACTCGTCGAAGTGGACCTGGCAGGAAAATGGTATGATCTGGACAAATACACCGCTGGTCAAGGGCGATGAAGTATTTATTTCCATGGGCTACAACTACGATGCAGCCATGCTGAAAATTGGTGCCGACGGTAAATCGGTTTCTAAGAAATACACCAACACAGTGCTTGATAATCATCACGGGGGGCTTGTTTTGGCTGATGGTTACGTTTACGGATCGAACTGGGAGAACAACAGCAAAGGAAACTGGGCTTGTATGGCCTGGGAAACCGGCGATATAAAATACGAAACCGAATGGGACTCGAAAGGTTCAGTGGTAATGGCCGACGGCTTATTATACTGTTACAACGAACGCGGAAATGTAGGAATTGTAAAACCTACTCCCGAAGGATTTGAAGTGATCAGCCAGTTTAAAATTACAGAAGGAGCCGGACCACATTGGGCACACCCGTTTATTGCAAATGGTAAGTTGTATATGCGCCACGGTGATGTGTTGATGGTGTACAATATTAAAGCTTAA
- a CDS encoding LytTR family DNA-binding domain-containing protein, producing the protein MSKTRCIIVDDEPLAIEVLKSHIQKLDSLEIVGTCADAIEAFDFLKTHNVDLVFLDINMPEMKGTDLVKTLKNPPAIVFTTAYREYAIESYDLNVLDYLLKPISFERFLQAVEKYNQQNVLIEEVSLHKNNGDSEYIYLREKNVIHKIPVTEIVYVESFGDYLKLHTQDREINSRCTMSALEKALPDKGFIRVHRSFLVAVSRITSFSPVMVAIGEKEFPIGTRYREKTFEKLDYNSFLNK; encoded by the coding sequence ATGAGTAAAACAAGGTGCATAATAGTTGATGATGAACCACTTGCGATTGAAGTGTTGAAGTCGCATATTCAAAAGCTGGATTCGTTAGAGATTGTAGGAACCTGTGCCGACGCCATTGAAGCTTTCGATTTTTTGAAAACGCACAATGTCGATCTGGTTTTTCTCGATATAAACATGCCGGAGATGAAAGGTACCGATCTCGTAAAAACACTGAAAAATCCGCCGGCTATTGTATTTACTACGGCTTATCGCGAGTACGCCATTGAAAGTTACGACCTGAATGTTCTTGACTATCTATTGAAACCCATTTCGTTCGAGCGCTTTTTGCAGGCGGTGGAAAAATACAATCAGCAAAATGTGTTAATCGAAGAAGTTTCGCTGCATAAAAACAACGGCGATTCGGAATACATTTATTTGCGCGAAAAAAATGTGATTCACAAAATACCGGTCACTGAAATTGTATATGTCGAGAGTTTTGGCGATTACCTGAAATTACACACACAAGACCGCGAAATCAACAGCCGATGCACCATGTCAGCACTCGAAAAAGCGTTACCCGACAAAGGTTTTATTCGGGTGCATCGCTCATTTCTGGTTGCTGTTAGTCGCATAACCAGTTTTAGTCCGGTAATGGTGGCCATTGGCGAAAAGGAATTCCCGATAGGAACGCGATACCGCGAAAAAACCTTTGAAAAACTCGATTATAACTCATTCTTAAACAAATAG
- a CDS encoding histidine kinase, whose protein sequence is MNENQLPIFFRYRLLWHLLFWVVVFIGYWLTYGGYLDHYYAEFIIGLTLLPARIIGTYTMIYLILPFALEKKKFVTFGVLTLIHALLFGFLIYMSYYFPNLFPEFFDYSKLPLFYVPKILSKIISNYGIPVLAAFIIVFKKWYIDELKNKKLAEEKLEAELNFLKSQVHPHFLFNTLNNLYALTLIKSEKTPDIVLKLSGLLDYMIYKSNDDFVPLKEEIKIIESYVELESMRYNTRLDLKYNVEGDVDGHRIAPLILLPFIENAFKHGASKDRKNPKVDIDIKIDEKCLTLQVTNSIHKEKEEEEKLNEGIGLKNVRRRLELLYPKSHKLAIDKQDTKFEIKLKVCWANE, encoded by the coding sequence ATGAACGAAAACCAACTACCAATATTTTTTCGCTACCGTTTGCTGTGGCACCTGTTGTTTTGGGTGGTTGTTTTTATCGGCTATTGGCTTACTTATGGCGGATATCTCGATCATTACTACGCAGAATTTATCATCGGGCTTACTTTGTTACCGGCAAGAATCATCGGGACTTATACGATGATCTATCTGATTCTGCCATTCGCTTTGGAGAAAAAGAAGTTTGTAACCTTTGGCGTCCTTACTTTAATTCATGCGCTGCTGTTTGGCTTCCTGATATACATGTCGTACTACTTTCCGAATTTATTTCCGGAGTTTTTCGATTATTCGAAGTTACCACTGTTTTACGTACCAAAAATTCTTAGCAAGATTATTTCAAACTACGGAATTCCAGTGCTGGCAGCTTTTATAATCGTATTTAAAAAGTGGTACATCGACGAGTTAAAGAATAAAAAGCTGGCGGAAGAAAAGCTCGAGGCTGAACTGAATTTTCTGAAATCGCAGGTTCACCCGCATTTTCTTTTTAATACGCTGAATAACCTGTATGCACTAACCTTGATCAAATCAGAAAAGACTCCCGATATTGTGTTGAAATTGTCTGGTTTGCTCGATTATATGATCTACAAAAGCAACGACGATTTTGTTCCGCTAAAAGAAGAAATTAAGATTATTGAAAGTTATGTGGAACTGGAAAGCATGCGCTACAATACTCGCCTCGATCTGAAATATAATGTGGAAGGAGATGTTGACGGTCATCGGATTGCGCCGCTGATTTTATTGCCTTTTATTGAAAATGCATTTAAACACGGAGCCAGTAAAGATCGTAAAAACCCAAAAGTGGACATCGATATAAAAATTGATGAAAAGTGCCTGACTTTGCAGGTGACGAACTCAATTCATAAGGAGAAGGAAGAGGAAGAGAAGCTGAATGAGGGAATTGGATTGAAGAATGTGCGCCGGCGTTTAGAGCTGCTTTATCCAAAATCGCATAAGCTTGCGATTGATAAGCAGGATACGAAATTTGAGATTAAACTAAAAGTTTGCTGGGCAAATGAGTAA
- a CDS encoding PQQ-binding-like beta-propeller repeat protein, which produces MIRKCLFLASVLLLSVTILFAQEPTVWRGENNGVYPETGLLKEWPANGPEVLWTAEGLGEGHSSPVFANDKIYLSTMIDGEGFIFIFSQNGDVIKKVSYGKEFTESYPGARSSVVVDGDLMYIYSGHGVLTCMDSESGEVKWRKNAFEDFDGTNIRWGVTETVLVDGDVLYLTPGGKKNNMVALNRFNGDLIWTSAGKGELSAYCTPLLVELPARKLLVTHTANHIIGVDAKTGQLLWDYPHTNRWNVHPNTPLFYNGDLFCFSGYGKGGVKLDLSDDGSSVTKQWEKVELDSRMGGMVVVDGYLYGSGDNAREWRCVDWKTGEEKYVSKDIAKGVTVYADGMLYCYSERGELALVKATPDGFNIVSQTKVELGTAQHWAHPVINKGRLFVRHGDVLIAYKIK; this is translated from the coding sequence ATGATTAGAAAATGTTTATTTCTCGCTTCGGTATTGCTTTTATCAGTAACAATTTTATTTGCTCAGGAGCCAACTGTTTGGCGTGGCGAAAACAACGGCGTTTACCCGGAAACCGGTCTGTTAAAGGAGTGGCCGGCTAATGGTCCTGAAGTTTTATGGACTGCAGAAGGATTGGGTGAAGGGCACTCATCTCCGGTTTTTGCTAACGACAAAATTTACCTGTCGACGATGATTGACGGCGAAGGGTTTATTTTCATTTTCTCGCAAAATGGTGATGTGATTAAGAAGGTTTCGTACGGAAAAGAATTTACGGAAAGTTACCCGGGAGCACGTTCTTCGGTAGTTGTTGACGGCGATTTGATGTATATCTACAGCGGCCATGGAGTTTTAACCTGCATGGATTCGGAAAGCGGCGAAGTAAAATGGCGCAAAAATGCGTTTGAAGATTTTGATGGTACAAATATTCGCTGGGGAGTTACGGAAACCGTTCTTGTTGACGGCGACGTACTTTATCTCACTCCGGGCGGAAAGAAAAATAATATGGTGGCGCTTAATCGCTTCAACGGCGATCTGATCTGGACTTCAGCCGGAAAAGGCGAATTATCAGCTTATTGTACGCCTTTGTTGGTGGAGCTGCCTGCGCGTAAATTGCTTGTAACACACACTGCCAATCATATAATTGGTGTTGATGCCAAAACCGGGCAATTGTTGTGGGATTATCCGCACACCAACCGTTGGAATGTTCATCCAAATACACCACTTTTCTACAATGGCGATTTATTTTGTTTTAGCGGTTACGGAAAAGGTGGTGTTAAACTCGACCTTAGCGATGACGGTAGTAGCGTTACAAAACAATGGGAAAAAGTGGAGCTCGACAGCCGCATGGGCGGAATGGTAGTTGTTGACGGATACCTATACGGATCGGGCGACAATGCGCGCGAATGGCGTTGTGTAGACTGGAAAACCGGTGAAGAAAAATATGTTTCAAAAGACATTGCAAAAGGTGTTACCGTTTATGCCGACGGCATGTTGTATTGCTACAGCGAGCGTGGCGAACTGGCATTGGTAAAAGCTACTCCCGATGGTTTTAATATTGTAAGTCAAACAAAAGTGGAACTGGGTACAGCGCAACACTGGGCGCATCCGGTAATCAACAAAGGCCGCCTGTTTGTTCGACACGGCGATGTGCTGATAGCCTATAAAATTAAATAG
- the typA gene encoding translational GTPase TypA, protein MTEIRNIAIIAHVDHGKTTLVDRILHQVKLFRENQEVQELFLDNNDLERERGITILSKNVSVRYKDTKINIIDTPGHSDFGGEVERVLNMADGVLLIVDAFEGPMPQTRFVLQKAIELGLKPMVVVNKVDKENCTPDIAQEKVFDLMFSLDATEEQLDFPTVYGSAKAGWMGPDWQTPTEDVVYLLDQILEHIPAAQPKEGTVQMRITSLDYSSYTGRIAVGKVTRGELVPGSRVSLVKRDGSIIKTAAKECYLFEGLGKEKTKDPIPCGEICAVLGLEGFDIGDTIADAEEPEGLTPIQVDEPTMSMTFVSNNSPFFGRDGKFVTSRQVRDRLFKETEKNLALRVEETNSADSFLVYGRGILHLSILIETMRREGYEIQVGQPQVIIKEIDGKKCEPIEALTVQVPDEFSGKVIELVTARKGDIANIEVKDDRAHLEFYIPSRGLIGLRNQMLTATEGEAIMAHRLKGYEPWKGELGVKRNGALISLETGTSIAYSIDKMQDRGRFFVEPGEEVYAGQVIGEYTRQDDLTINIIRTKKMSNMRSSGADEKTSIAPAIKFSLEEAMEYIRNDEYIEVTPNFMRIRKIYLDEHERKRRAKAISE, encoded by the coding sequence ATGACAGAAATCAGAAACATTGCAATTATTGCACACGTTGACCACGGTAAAACTACCTTGGTTGACCGTATACTTCACCAGGTAAAATTGTTCCGTGAAAACCAGGAGGTTCAGGAATTATTTCTGGATAACAATGATCTGGAACGTGAGCGAGGAATTACCATTCTTTCGAAAAACGTTTCGGTACGCTACAAAGACACCAAAATTAATATCATCGATACACCGGGGCACAGCGACTTTGGTGGCGAGGTAGAACGTGTATTAAACATGGCCGACGGTGTTTTATTGATTGTTGATGCTTTTGAAGGCCCCATGCCACAAACCCGTTTTGTGTTGCAAAAAGCCATCGAGTTGGGTTTGAAACCAATGGTGGTAGTAAACAAGGTTGATAAAGAAAACTGTACGCCGGATATTGCTCAGGAAAAGGTTTTTGATTTGATGTTTAGCCTTGATGCAACCGAAGAACAGCTGGATTTTCCAACTGTGTACGGATCGGCAAAAGCAGGCTGGATGGGGCCTGACTGGCAGACTCCAACTGAAGATGTTGTTTATTTGCTTGACCAGATTTTGGAACATATTCCGGCAGCACAACCAAAAGAAGGAACCGTGCAAATGCGCATTACTTCGCTTGATTATTCGTCGTACACCGGCCGAATTGCAGTGGGTAAAGTTACTCGTGGTGAATTGGTGCCGGGATCAAGAGTTTCATTGGTAAAACGCGATGGAAGCATCATAAAAACGGCAGCCAAAGAGTGCTACCTTTTTGAAGGTCTGGGAAAAGAAAAAACAAAAGATCCGATACCGTGTGGTGAGATTTGTGCTGTACTCGGACTGGAAGGTTTTGATATTGGCGATACCATTGCCGACGCCGAAGAGCCGGAAGGATTAACTCCGATTCAGGTTGATGAACCAACAATGAGCATGACATTTGTGTCGAATAACTCACCATTTTTTGGTCGCGACGGTAAGTTTGTAACCTCGCGTCAGGTGCGTGACCGTTTGTTTAAAGAAACCGAAAAGAACCTGGCCTTGCGTGTTGAGGAAACAAACTCGGCAGATTCGTTCCTGGTTTATGGTCGTGGAATTCTTCACTTGTCGATCCTGATTGAAACCATGCGTCGCGAAGGCTACGAAATTCAGGTAGGCCAGCCACAGGTAATAATAAAAGAAATTGACGGTAAAAAATGCGAGCCGATCGAGGCCTTAACCGTTCAGGTTCCTGATGAATTTTCGGGAAAAGTAATTGAGCTGGTTACTGCACGTAAAGGAGATATCGCGAATATTGAAGTAAAAGATGATCGTGCACATTTGGAGTTCTATATTCCTTCGCGCGGTTTGATTGGTTTGCGTAACCAAATGCTTACAGCAACCGAAGGTGAGGCGATTATGGCACACCGCCTGAAAGGTTACGAGCCGTGGAAAGGCGAACTTGGCGTAAAACGAAATGGCGCACTTATTTCGCTTGAAACAGGAACTTCAATTGCCTACTCAATTGATAAAATGCAAGACCGCGGACGTTTCTTTGTTGAACCGGGAGAAGAGGTTTACGCCGGTCAGGTGATTGGTGAATATACCCGTCAGGATGATCTAACCATTAATATTATCCGTACCAAAAAAATGTCGAACATGCGTTCTTCAGGTGCCGATGAAAAAACATCGATTGCACCGGCCATTAAATTTTCGCTGGAAGAAGCAATGGAATACATTCGTAACGACGAGTACATTGAGGTTACTCCGAATTTTATGCGTATCCGTAAAATTTATCTTGATGAGCATGAGCGTAAACGCCGTGCAAAAGCTATAAGCGAATAA
- a CDS encoding RNA polymerase sigma factor encodes MTSSDFEKLVIQQKDKLFRFAFSILKDSNDAQDAVQEVVLKLWKNKRLLDNAKNLESYCLNAVKNHCFDVLRKQKHHQNYLLANVHESQEETRFETIDLVERLKQELHQLPDQQRMAIELKDFQGLEYEEVSEIMEQSANTIRVHVSRGRKKLFEIFKEELANV; translated from the coding sequence ATGACAAGCAGCGATTTTGAGAAACTGGTAATACAACAAAAAGATAAACTTTTCAGGTTTGCGTTTAGCATACTAAAAGACAGCAACGATGCGCAAGATGCAGTTCAGGAGGTGGTGCTGAAATTGTGGAAAAACAAGCGTTTGCTCGATAATGCAAAAAACCTTGAAAGCTATTGTTTGAATGCGGTTAAAAACCATTGTTTCGATGTGCTGCGAAAACAAAAACATCACCAGAACTATCTTCTGGCTAATGTTCACGAATCGCAGGAAGAAACACGGTTTGAAACTATTGACCTGGTAGAAAGGCTGAAACAAGAACTGCACCAACTGCCTGACCAGCAACGAATGGCAATAGAATTAAAAGATTTCCAGGGACTGGAATATGAAGAGGTAAGTGAAATTATGGAACAAAGCGCAAATACCATACGAGTGCATGTTTCGAGAGGAAGAAAAAAATTATTTGAAATTTTTAAGGAGGAGTTAGCAAATGTGTAG
- a CDS encoding DUF4252 domain-containing protein, with protein sequence MRTKFILFFLFISFCSLAQDGNKNIDQAFKQIDSREAVSYFEVTKDMFKMLAESKEIGPEYKEYLSKLHQLKMIQPGGEHRTELGEELFKTFMENANLKDYTRLMTQRDQRSKISFYKKDGKDENEFLLVSNNMIIYITGTLDLQNMQQFEQIIDIAGSAMGM encoded by the coding sequence ATGAGAACAAAATTCATCTTATTTTTTCTATTTATTAGTTTCTGCAGCCTGGCACAAGATGGAAACAAAAATATCGATCAGGCCTTTAAACAAATTGACAGTCGTGAGGCTGTATCTTATTTTGAAGTAACAAAAGATATGTTTAAAATGCTGGCAGAATCCAAAGAAATTGGTCCTGAATATAAGGAGTACCTTAGCAAACTTCATCAATTAAAAATGATTCAGCCTGGTGGAGAACACCGTACAGAGCTTGGCGAAGAATTATTTAAAACATTCATGGAGAATGCAAACCTAAAGGATTACACGCGCCTGATGACCCAAAGAGACCAGCGCTCTAAAATTTCGTTTTACAAAAAGGACGGTAAAGATGAGAATGAATTTCTGCTGGTTAGCAACAACATGATCATTTATATAACAGGTACACTCGATTTGCAGAATATGCAGCAATTTGAACAAATAATCGACATCGCGGGAAGTGCTATGGGAATGTAG
- a CDS encoding PQQ-binding-like beta-propeller repeat protein, which produces MMTKKINFAAFVFFFFVFVSCQTEQQNWSHFRGSNMDGHANVESAPLYWSDTENVVWKVPVKGLGWSSPVVYDGQVWLTSAEEDGTAFYISCFDLDSGELLVEKTLFSAEEPQRIHPTNSYATPTPCIEKGRVYVHYGSFGTACVDTKNFEVIWKRNDMPCEHMQGPASSPIIYEDKLIVHLEGTEDPYVVALDKTTGEIIWKSVRPKEIYDPLQPVFRKSYQTPIVVNVSGRDLLISNSSFMCFAHDVNTGEVVWTFQYGDDSTVSQPLFYNGLVFINSGWIFEDGKPNFTREFAIDPTGEGDVTETHQVWMYEDEVPQIPTPVIVDGKMYMVHDRGMVTCLDAMTGSVIWKEKLRGNFNSSPIYAGGNIYLINVKGFCTIIKPGDSFEKVAENDIGETVKAVPVFVGNKMLLRSEKFLYLIQ; this is translated from the coding sequence ATGATGACCAAAAAAATCAACTTCGCAGCCTTTGTATTTTTCTTTTTTGTGTTTGTATCGTGCCAAACAGAGCAACAAAACTGGTCCCATTTTCGAGGCTCGAATATGGATGGACATGCCAATGTTGAATCGGCTCCCTTGTATTGGAGTGATACCGAGAATGTAGTTTGGAAAGTGCCTGTGAAAGGATTGGGTTGGTCGTCGCCTGTGGTTTATGACGGGCAGGTTTGGCTAACTTCGGCAGAAGAAGATGGAACTGCATTTTATATCAGCTGCTTCGATCTGGATTCCGGTGAACTTTTAGTTGAAAAGACATTGTTTAGTGCTGAAGAACCGCAGCGTATTCATCCCACAAACTCGTATGCCACGCCAACTCCTTGCATTGAAAAGGGCAGGGTTTATGTGCATTACGGAAGTTTTGGAACAGCATGTGTCGATACCAAAAACTTTGAAGTGATTTGGAAACGTAACGATATGCCATGTGAACACATGCAGGGCCCGGCTTCTTCGCCAATAATTTACGAGGATAAGTTGATTGTACATTTGGAAGGTACTGAAGATCCGTATGTAGTTGCGTTGGATAAAACTACCGGAGAAATAATCTGGAAAAGTGTACGCCCAAAAGAAATATACGATCCTTTACAACCCGTGTTCCGAAAATCATATCAAACACCAATTGTTGTGAATGTTAGTGGTCGGGATTTACTGATCAGTAATTCGTCGTTCATGTGTTTTGCCCACGACGTAAATACCGGCGAGGTTGTCTGGACCTTTCAATACGGTGATGACTCAACAGTGAGCCAGCCGCTTTTCTACAATGGTTTGGTGTTTATAAATTCAGGATGGATATTTGAAGATGGAAAACCGAATTTTACACGTGAATTTGCCATCGACCCAACAGGTGAAGGCGATGTAACAGAAACCCACCAGGTTTGGATGTACGAGGATGAGGTACCGCAAATTCCAACTCCGGTAATCGTTGATGGCAAAATGTACATGGTTCACGACCGTGGAATGGTAACTTGTCTGGATGCTATGACCGGCAGCGTAATCTGGAAAGAAAAATTAAGGGGGAATTTTAATTCATCGCCCATTTATGCCGGTGGAAATATTTATTTAATCAATGTAAAAGGTTTTTGTACGATTATTAAACCCGGCGATTCATTCGAAAAAGTTGCCGAAAACGATATCGGAGAAACAGTAAAAGCAGTGCCGGTTTTTGTTGGCAACAAAATGCTTTTGCGAAGTGAGAAGTTTTTGTATTTAATTCAGTAA
- a CDS encoding endonuclease/exonuclease/phosphatase family protein translates to MEFQKFNLYLHYLISGLTTMTKPVLFIFTLFLTFNTLSAQNNTEEEITVRVLTFNILHGATTKGDFDLDKIASVIQNTNPDLVAMQEVDFKTNRTRNYDLVTELGWRTKMAPLFGIAMPYDGGGYGEGILTKMPILSSRNVALPHSPENEPRVALQVLVQLESGDTISFIGTHLEHQQTSTDRIDQVKTINETFASCKYPTILAGDLNATPDSEPISILKKHWTASDKNEALTYPSNDPEIKIDYIFFRPIEKWQVVETKVICDEVASDHCAFLSVLKLVK, encoded by the coding sequence ATGGAATTTCAAAAATTTAATCTCTACCTTCACTACCTAATTTCAGGATTAACGACAATGACTAAACCGGTACTTTTTATATTTACTCTGTTTTTAACTTTCAATACACTTTCCGCACAAAATAATACTGAGGAAGAGATAACCGTTCGTGTATTAACTTTTAATATTTTGCATGGAGCTACAACCAAAGGCGATTTTGATTTGGACAAAATTGCTTCAGTTATTCAGAATACAAATCCTGACCTGGTTGCAATGCAGGAAGTTGACTTTAAAACCAATCGTACCCGCAACTACGATTTGGTTACCGAGTTGGGCTGGCGCACTAAAATGGCTCCGTTATTTGGCATTGCCATGCCATACGACGGTGGCGGATACGGAGAAGGGATATTAACAAAAATGCCCATTCTCTCGAGCCGCAATGTAGCACTTCCCCATTCTCCGGAGAATGAACCGCGTGTAGCGCTTCAGGTGCTTGTACAACTGGAATCAGGAGATACAATTAGCTTTATCGGCACTCATTTGGAGCATCAGCAAACTAGCACGGACAGAATTGATCAGGTAAAAACGATCAATGAAACTTTCGCTTCGTGTAAATACCCTACAATTTTAGCCGGCGATTTAAATGCGACTCCCGACAGCGAGCCAATTTCAATCTTAAAAAAACACTGGACAGCAAGTGATAAAAATGAAGCTTTAACTTATCCATCCAATGATCCTGAAATCAAGATCGATTACATATTTTTCAGGCCTATCGAAAAGTGGCAGGTGGTAGAAACTAAAGTTATTTGCGATGAAGTTGCTTCCGACCACTGTGCCTTTTTATCCGTGCTTAAGTTGGTAAAATAA